A window of the Plasmodium vinckei vinckei genome assembly, chromosome: PVVCY_08 genome harbors these coding sequences:
- a CDS encoding patatin-like phospholipase, putative — protein sequence MKRPEFSLDSLKTNRKKKKKNSNYENFSAHHFLKIPIFIILIIAFALNAFIYLLIRFFIYTFENTSFFIVTTCIDLRRYISNKKRKVYEFFGKRKVSKLKYSDKNEAENHYNELNTDFESVLKIENLMKTCNNYCDYIKYAYQMDVLTGKIIHINENDDYINAYDVNLLKKTSKSIENNLANNNILLLLEDIKIATSPRIKAIFQEKYYCKTYSTPHTIVTTFINNVMDGLNYIENYVKKHKEENEDYLYSDEYLIIKNNFKDIFRQWGNTALFLSGGAILGLHHFGVLEVFLKSSINIDYFNEYTNANLKNKKEENVEESQDNEENFTSNKSDTFSEQSNTTIYRDTYDLNENDKKKKKLNTNKLLKIKNFLLNSISYDDQELEQYEQFDYDSCDCSDSDDSILSNNTKEESSNDRINSFISSSSYTDKCGIHLKNNYKYIKSQSEVNIKQRNSANTKYSQNSASMNCSKNSTTMNSSNNKSKRYLIDQNSFIDNYDDNMLPQIICGTSAGSIIAAWICSRTNKEILEEFNIEFIYKIVSCFSSEKLFYSFFNIFKKGNFYDMDKIIKLVYDLYGDMTFLEAFIKTNLVLNITVTRAESGNDIFTCDEDGCLVLNYMNSPNVLIYTAVLASCSFPYLLQPFKLLEKKYIKENVYKFISIKQVYNLKYILNSNSAYNKKISIKGSQESHDILGSNKSDNDGELVNNNENGEVDKTDTYNNKGTNDMENNISKNNQDCYNNLYYKENSNANIKVNDETVLTANNTYMGNKENPNLKKRNVKKIDSLESNVTNGGASAFSSTTEMRKLSDDQKEHESGINPEHAEKDENGKDKNDDEWSNSQEKDTLRYKFNNIRNKMMLLRPASLNISKNEKNGKLKKCNSEVIDVNEDKNVDLLNEEYTIINSVQFKNMYFHDGSLKSDIPARNLNQILSVKYKIVSQVNPHIFPFTGVRVHGEAGKPVKWRGSSGRWRAGFLMSSMEILFKENVRYILRLMALLDISPTIRGLNAGSIAMQRYHGDITLHPNRLFLKHFKLISVSSYDDVEWYIQEGRQMTFQKLPLIMNRMKIEKKLIQVKKCFF from the exons ATGAAAAGGCCAGAATTTAGCCTAGATTCATTAAAAACGAATcggaaaaaaaagaaaaaaaattcaaattatgaaaatttcAGTGCTcaccattttttaaaaatccctatttttattatattaataatagcaTTTGCTTTAAAtgcttttatatatttactaattcgattttttatttacactTTTGAAAATACATCCTTTTTTATAGTAACAACATGTATAGATTTACGTAGGTACATATCAAACAAAAAGAGAAAAgtttatgaattttttggaaaaagaaaagtaagcaaattaaaatattcagataaaaatgaagcTGAAAATCACTATAACGAGCTTAATACAGATTTTGAAagtgttttaaaaatagaaaatttaatgaaaacatgtaataattattgtgattatataaaatatgcatatcaAATGGATGTATTAACTGgcaaaataattcatattaatgaaaatgatgattatataaatgcatatgatgtaaatttgttaaaaaaaacgtCAAAAagtatagaaaataatttagcaaataataatatattactaCTACTTGAAGACATTAAAATAGCAACATCACCAAGAATTAAAGCTATCTTtcaagaaaaatattattgtaaaaCATATTCCACACCTCATACTATTGTTACtacttttataaataatgttatGGATggtttaaattatattgaaaattatgtaaaaaaacataaagaagaaaatgaggattatttatattctgATGAGTATTTaatcattaaaaataattttaaagatatatttaGACAATGGGGTAATActgctttatttttaagtgGGGGTGCAATCTTAGGATTACATCATTTTGGAGTTTTAGAAGTTTTTTTGAAATCATCCATAAATATAGACtattttaatgaatatactaatgcaaatttaaaaaataaaaaagaggaAAATGTAGAAGAAAGTCAAGACaatgaagaaaattttaCAAGCAATAAATCTGATACATTTTCAGAACAAAGTAATACTACTATATATAGAGATACCTAcgatttaaatgaaaatgataaaaaaaaaaaaaaattaaatacaaataaacttttaaaaataaaaaatttccTTTTAAATAGTATAAGTTATGACGATCAAGAACTTGAACAGTATGAACAATTTGATTATGATTCATGTGATTGTAGTGATTCAGATGATAGTATATTaagtaataatacaaaGGAGGAATCTTCCAATGATCGTATAAACAGTTTTATAAGTTCTAGTAGTTATACAGACAAATGTGGGATACatcttaaaaataattataaatatattaaaagtcAAAGTGAAGTAAATATTAAGCAACGAAATAGTgcaaatacaaaatattcgCAAAACAGTGCAAGCATGAATTGTTCAAAAAATAGTACAACCATGAACagtagtaataataaatctaAACGCTATTTGATCGATCAAAATAGCTTTATAGATAATTATGATGATAATATGTTACCTCAAATAATATGTGGAACATCTGCGGGTAGTATAATTGCTGCATGGATTTGTTCAAGaacaaataaagaaatactTGAAGAATTTAATATcgaatttatttataaaatagtcTCATGTTTTTCTTCAgagaaattattttattctttttttaatatttttaaaaaaggaaactTTTATGATAtggataaaataattaaattagtTTATGATTTATATGGTGATATGACATTTTTAGAAgcttttataaaaacaaatttagtattaaatattactGTAACTAGAGCTGAATCAGGaaatgatatttttacttGTGATGAAGATGGCTGTTTagtattaaattatatgaactcaccaaatgttttaatttatactGCTGTTTTGGCTAGCTGCTCTTTTCCTTACCTATTACAGCCATTTAAATtgttagaaaaaaaatatattaaagaaaatgtatataaatttatatcaattaaacaagtatataatttaaaatatatattaaatagtaacagtgcatataataaaaaaatatcgatCAAAGGAAGCCAAGAAAGTCATGATATTCTGGGTAGTAATAAATCAGATAATGATGGTGAGCTTGTAAATAACAATGAAAATGGGGAAGTAGATAAAACagatacatataataataaaggtACTAATGatatggaaaataatatcagTAAAAACAACCAAGattgttataataatttatattataaagaaaattcaAATGCCAATATAAAAGTGAATGATGAGACAGTCTTAACAGctaataatacatatatgggaaataaagaaaatccaaatttaaaaaaaagaaatgtaaaaaaaatcgatTCTTTAGAAAGTAATGTAACAAATGGTGGAGCATCAGCTTTTAGTTCTACTACAGAGATGAGGAAATTATCCGATGATCAAAAAGAGCATGAATCAGGCATAAATCCTGAGCATGCagaaaaagatgaaaatggcaaagataaaaatgatgatgaaTGGTCAAATTCGCAAGAAAAAGATACTTTAAGATATAAGTTTAATAATATCCGTAATAAAATGATGCTGCTGAGGCCAGCAAGTTTAAATATaagtaaaaatgaaaaaaatggaaaattaaaaaaatgtaatagtGAAGTAATTGATGTTaatgaagataaaaatgtcGATCTATTAAATGAAGaatatacaataataaatagtgtgcaatttaaaaatatgtattttcaTGATGGATCATTAAAAAGTGATATACCAGCTAGAAATTTAAATCAAATTTTATCagttaaatataaaattgtatcACAAGTAAATCCAcatatttttccttttacGGGAGTTAGAGTACATGGCGAGGCTGGGAAACCAGTTAAATGGAGAGGAAGTTCGGGTCGCTGGAGAGCTGGATTTTTAATGTCATCGatggaaatattatttaaagaaaatgtcAGATATATACTAAGGTTAATGGCCTTGTTAGACATATCACCAACAATTAGGGGTTTAAATGCAGGATCTATAGCAATGCAG AGATACCATGGTGATA